A stretch of the uncultured Desulfobacter sp. genome encodes the following:
- a CDS encoding GNAT family N-acetyltransferase encodes MELNWSYHTDNIDWDELSMLYTIAPLGIKPVDYLKKVLKNSMFKCFVYHKTKLIGAGRAVADGMDCAYLCDIVVHPEFQGKGIGKSIVHKLLARSEGHKKIILYANPGKEAFYEKLGFKPMMTAMAIFQDQDAAVKSGLVKDR; translated from the coding sequence ATGGAACTAAACTGGTCATATCATACGGATAATATCGATTGGGATGAGCTGTCAATGCTGTATACGATAGCGCCTTTAGGTATTAAGCCCGTAGACTATCTTAAAAAAGTCCTGAAAAACAGCATGTTTAAATGCTTTGTATATCACAAAACAAAACTTATTGGTGCCGGACGTGCGGTGGCGGACGGCATGGACTGCGCCTACCTGTGTGATATTGTAGTCCATCCCGAATTCCAGGGCAAAGGTATCGGAAAATCTATTGTTCACAAACTTTTAGCGCGCTCTGAAGGGCATAAAAAAATAATTTTGTATGCCAATCCTGGAAAGGAAGCTTTTTATGAAAAACTTGGGTTTAAACCCATGATGACTGCCATGGCCATTTTTCAGGATCAGGATGCGGCGGTAAAATCAGGTCTGGTAAAGGATCGATAG
- a CDS encoding DUF4386 domain-containing protein: MSFKMKKATKIPAATDARITGLLYLVIIALGLYSELFIRSNLISYENADITARNILSSQWLFRMGFFYDLVIFICDVVVAFLLYVLLKPASRKAAMISTGFRLTGTAIYGGNLLNYVAAILVLSHPGYLSSFNSEQINAMALVFLNMHRHGYDLGLIFFGMHCLFLGYLIFKSDNFPGILGLLMVCAGIGYLIGSLTLFLSPGCASEIAPVYIAPIIGEISLCLWLLIK; this comes from the coding sequence TTGTCATTTAAAATGAAAAAAGCCACTAAAATACCCGCCGCAACAGATGCCCGAATTACCGGCCTGTTGTACCTGGTTATAATTGCCCTGGGACTGTATAGTGAACTTTTTATTCGTTCAAATTTGATTTCCTATGAGAATGCCGACATTACAGCAAGAAATATTCTTTCGTCTCAATGGTTATTCAGAATGGGTTTTTTTTATGATCTGGTCATTTTTATCTGTGATGTGGTGGTGGCATTTTTATTATATGTTCTGCTGAAGCCAGCAAGTAGGAAAGCGGCTATGATCTCGACCGGGTTTAGATTAACAGGAACGGCAATTTATGGCGGCAACCTGCTGAATTACGTTGCAGCTATCTTGGTCCTGAGTCACCCTGGTTATCTCAGTTCCTTTAATTCAGAACAGATTAATGCCATGGCCCTGGTATTTCTCAATATGCACAGGCATGGTTATGACCTCGGCCTGATTTTTTTCGGAATGCATTGCTTGTTCCTGGGGTACTTAATATTCAAGTCTGACAATTTCCCCGGGATACTAGGGCTCCTGATGGTATGTGCAGGAATCGGATATCTAATTGGGAGTTTAACACTGTTTTTAAGCCCGGGATGCGCCTCTGAGATCGCACCGGTATATATTGCACCGATTATCGGAGAGATATCGCTTTGTTTGTGGCTGTTGATAAAATGA
- a CDS encoding acyl-CoA dehydrogenase family protein, whose protein sequence is MNRLQENAKSKYSGPQQFAPPPGETHAVFNQPGPLEPYNAYQSDVALKHWVKVFGGNWHRDALSEYGEKIGSSLYEAGFAANKFRPEFKSHDRFGKRIDLVDYHPAYHQLMDSAIAAGHHSLPWTNRRMGAHVARSALAYMHTQADPGSGCPLTMTFASVPALSHEPIVAAQWLPKITADIYDPRNIPYFEKKGLTIGMAMTEKQGGSDVRANTTRAYPVNSDGPGRSYELHGHKWFCSAPMCDAFLVLAYSHDSTGESNGLSCFLMPRWRPDGTKNQMYFQRIKDKMGNVSNASGEVEYRGALAWMIGPEGQGVRTIIEMVSMTRFDCMVGSSAIMRQALAQAVHHSGGREAFGKNLHQQPLMKNVLADLALEAEAALAISMRVAHSLDIIQNDPENRHEQLFSRIATAIGKYWVCKRTAQFTYECMECIGGVGVVEDNILPRLYRESPINAIWEGSGNIQCLDVLRGINKDPSVLEAFVAELRRDSGQFDDFEHVLNDLPREFADTKSLEFRARTVVEKLAIAWQASALIQFGDPVVARAFVESRIRQPHAQYYGTLPEGIDSDYLIQRVFDPAGL, encoded by the coding sequence ATGAACAGGCTGCAGGAAAACGCAAAAAGCAAGTACAGCGGACCGCAGCAGTTCGCGCCTCCCCCGGGGGAGACCCATGCGGTGTTTAATCAACCTGGGCCATTGGAGCCATATAACGCCTATCAGTCGGATGTGGCTTTGAAGCACTGGGTAAAGGTTTTTGGCGGTAATTGGCATCGGGATGCGCTTTCAGAGTACGGCGAAAAAATCGGCAGCAGCTTGTACGAGGCAGGATTTGCGGCCAATAAATTCAGGCCCGAGTTTAAATCCCACGACCGCTTCGGAAAACGAATCGATCTGGTGGATTATCATCCCGCGTACCATCAGCTTATGGATTCGGCCATTGCCGCAGGGCATCACAGTCTGCCCTGGACCAATCGGCGCATGGGCGCCCATGTGGCCCGTTCCGCCCTGGCGTATATGCACACCCAGGCAGATCCCGGTTCGGGATGCCCCCTAACTATGACCTTCGCCTCTGTTCCCGCCCTTTCCCATGAACCCATCGTGGCAGCCCAATGGTTGCCGAAAATCACCGCCGATATATATGACCCCCGGAACATCCCCTATTTTGAAAAAAAGGGGCTCACCATCGGCATGGCCATGACCGAGAAGCAAGGGGGTAGCGACGTCCGGGCCAATACCACCCGAGCATACCCGGTAAATAGTGACGGCCCCGGGCGCAGTTATGAATTACATGGTCACAAATGGTTCTGCAGCGCGCCCATGTGTGATGCCTTTTTAGTTTTGGCCTACAGCCATGATTCAACGGGAGAATCCAACGGGTTATCATGCTTCCTGATGCCCAGATGGCGTCCAGACGGGACTAAGAATCAAATGTACTTTCAACGAATCAAAGACAAAATGGGCAATGTGTCCAATGCATCCGGCGAGGTGGAATACCGGGGGGCATTAGCTTGGATGATTGGTCCCGAAGGACAGGGGGTGAGAACCATTATCGAAATGGTGTCCATGACCCGTTTTGACTGCATGGTGGGTTCATCGGCAATTATGCGCCAAGCCCTGGCGCAAGCGGTTCACCACAGTGGGGGGCGGGAAGCCTTTGGAAAAAACCTCCATCAGCAGCCCTTGATGAAAAACGTGCTGGCGGATCTGGCGTTGGAGGCGGAGGCGGCTTTGGCCATATCCATGCGGGTGGCCCATAGCCTGGATATTATCCAGAATGATCCGGAAAATCGCCACGAACAGCTGTTCAGTCGCATCGCCACCGCCATCGGGAAATACTGGGTTTGCAAGCGCACCGCCCAGTTCACTTACGAGTGCATGGAATGCATCGGCGGTGTGGGGGTAGTGGAGGACAATATTCTGCCCCGGCTCTACCGGGAAAGCCCCATCAACGCCATCTGGGAAGGCAGCGGGAATATCCAATGCCTGGATGTGCTGCGGGGGATCAATAAAGATCCGTCGGTGCTGGAAGCCTTTGTTGCTGAGTTACGTCGAGATTCCGGACAGTTTGATGATTTCGAGCACGTTCTCAATGATCTTCCCAGAGAATTCGCAGACACAAAAAGCCTGGAATTCCGTGCCAGAACTGTGGTGGAGAAGCTGGCCATTGCCTGGCAGGCATCTGCCCTGATCCAATTTGGCGATCCGGTGGTGGCCCGGGCATTTGTGGAATCCCGGATCAGGCAGCCCCACGCTCAGTATTACGGAACGCTGCCTGAAGGGATAGACAGCGATTATCTGATACAGCGGGTGTTCGATCCAGCAGGCCTTTAG